Genomic segment of Nostoc sp. TCL240-02:
ATAAGCATTGACTGATACTATTCCATTATCTATTTTTCCTACACTCCCTAGATATTGTCTTGCAACATAATCTGTCTTTTTACCTTTTTTCCTATCTCCAGTTTCATCTATTACTACGGTTATCGCCTGACTATTTAATGCTTTCTTTAATTTATCTAATCTTCGGCTCTTTAATTTATTTGCTGACCAATCTGAATAGGCTATGAAATGATGTAATGACTGTGCCGAGTTTATACTTACTACTTTGGCTATTTCTGGTAATGATTTTCTTTTTATTGGTGCAATTATCCCTAAATGTAAATATTTGAAGCATTCATAATTTCTTACTTCTTTGAACAGGTCTTTATACTCTGCACAATATTCATCTATGATCGCAACTGTTGGCTGGGCATCTCTTGCCAAATGTTTTAGGATTTGTAATTCTACATCCATTGCCCTGCTTACCTGAAGAGAGTTTTTTCTTTTAATCCTTTTATTCAGAATACTCGGAAAGTGACAGAAGAGGGATAGGTTCAAGAATGTTTCTGAATGGAGCAAACAACCTCTTAAGAATAGGTGGTTCTGAACACTCACTAATAAGTTAAAATCTTTATTGCACATAGGTTTGCTTAAAATGCTTGAATTGTGATTGTAGCAATCCTATTTTATTTGTGAAAAAGCTCAGTATACCTCGACTTTTTTCTTTACTATTAAGAGTTATCTCTCCCCTGGACTGTATTTCTACAAGTAAGTTCAGAAATAAAATCGGATTGCTATGTATATCTTTGAAGTAGCCAAAGGGAGAAACTTCTTTGTTTAGTCGTCGTTGGCGCTTACTAGTTGCAGGAGCCGTATTAGGCTCTGTAATTACTGCTGGAATTCTTTTAGTCTCTCCGGTTTTAACCAGCAACAGTTGGATATGGAAATGGGCTGACTGGACTGGAATTGGAGAAGATACAATAACAAAAAAGAGCATAGAGAGAAAAGGTGGAGAAAATGGTTCCATCGAAAAGGTTACTTTTACTGATGAAACTCAGTCTGGAAAAACACTTTGGGATTTTTTAGAACTACTTAGTGCATTAGCGGTTCCATTTCTGCTTTTGTATCTAGGTAATCAACTACAGCAGAAAGAGAAAGAAATAGCAGGCATAAATCTCCGTGAGGAAGCACTACAAAGTTATTTAGACCGTGTATCAGAGTTACTGATCAATAACAAAGCAAATAGCCTAGAACCCTCTGATTCTTTATTAGAACTGATAAAAGATATAGTACGTACAAGAACGCTGACTATATTGCGTAGCCTTGACAAAGATGGAGAACGGAAAGGCAGTGTTATACGATTTCTAATTGATGCAGAACTTATAAGTAACTGGGAGTACATTGTATTAAACTTAAACTCTGCTAGCTTGAAAGGCGCTAAACTAAGCGGTACTCAACTAAGTCGCGCCCTGCTAAGTCAGGCAGACTTACATGATGCCGATCTAAGTGATGCCAATCTCAGTAATGCAAACTTAAGTAATGCAAATCTACGTAATGCCGACTTAACTAGTGCCGACTTAACTAGTGCCGACTTAACTAGTGCCGACTTAACTAGCGCGGACTTAAGAGATACTAAGCTAACAAATGCTAAATTAACAAATGCTAAACTAACAAATGCCAACCTAAGCAATGCCGACTTAACTAATGCCGATTTGACAGATACGGAACGAAGTAATGTCAACTGGAATCATGCCATCTTAAAAGATGTAAAAGGACTTCTAAAAGAATAATTTTATTACTAAATAGTTTAGCCTTATGATAAGCTTTTTAAGCTATTTTTATCTTAGAGGCTATTTATAAAGTAAATCTAAAGGGGACTAATCAAATGAAATGATAACGATAAGATACTTTTGAGACAGTGCATTTACGTAGCGTTCAATGACTCGAAAGGTTTATTCTACCGACCTGAGTGACTCAGAATGGGCTATTCTAGCTCCCTTAATCCCACCAGCTAAATCTGGGGGACATCCAAGGACTACTGATATGAGAGAAGTATGCAACGCAATATACTATCAGTTGAAAACGGGATGTCAATGGGACATGCTACCAGGAGACTTTCCACCAAGTTCAACGGTTTACAGCTATTATCGCAAATGGCAAAAATACGGTATTTGGGAAGAATTAAACCATACACTACGTGACAAACTAAGGGAGAAACTAGGTAGGTCAACACAACCAACAGCGATCGCGGCAGATAGTCAGTCGGTAAAAACGACTGAAAAAAGGGGGATGTGTACGGCTTTGATGGTGGAAAGCGCGAGTTTTGGGAAGAAAACGGCAAACAATAGTTGATAGCCTAGGACTATTGCTCAAAGTGGTTGTGAGTGAGGGTAATGCTGGTGAGAGAGTGCTTGCAGCGTATGCTTTGATGGAACTGCTGGAGGAGCGACCAGAGTTATTAGAAAAAGTTGAAGTCATCTGGGTTGACTCAGGCTATGACGGTGATAAGTTTGCGCTGGCTGTTTGGTTGATGATTCAAGCTCATGTTGAAGTCATGCGCCGTACTAATAAAGAGTTTGAAGTTTTACCCAAGCGTTGGGTAGTAGAAAGAACATGATTGCTGGTTTAACCAATACCATCGTTTGAGTAAAGATTATGAACGTCTGACTGAAATGAGTGAAGCTGCCATATATGCCGTTATGACTCGAATTATGCTACGTCGTCTAGCCATTTAAAGATTTACTTTATAAATGGTCTCTTAGGGGTCTTAATGATAGGTTTTTCACGAGACATAAAATAAGGTGGGCTATTTACCCACCTGAATGCAAATTTGTATTTTAAGATTGCCGTGACAGAAAAAACAATATTTTTGGATTTGGCGAAATTGTTCTGAACTGGTAAGTAATTCAAAACATTAACGGAAATTACCAGGTTTTAAGCGAACAGAGTTAGACTGAGACTGACGACGAACTGCTACTCCATTCCGCAAATTGTTTCCAGTACCACCATCTTGGCGATCAAGGAAAGGTTTTAGATTAATGCCACTTCTAGATGAACTAATCCGATTATTGCCACTCCCTAGAAGTGTACGTCCTAAATTATATAATTCGTTGCCTCCACTACTGCGATCGCCATAAGTGTTAACGGCTATAGTCTGCTGTCCGTTGTCAGCAGTAGTCAAGTTCTGAAAAATGCTATTGCGGATTACAACAGGATCTTTGCCACGCGGTACTGTCAGCACAATTCTACAGGTTGGGTTAGCTTCTGTTGTGACGCAGACAATATTTTCGTTATTTTCTACAGATGTCTGGAGTTCTTGTAAACCATCTGGACGATACAGTTCTAAGCGACTAGCAATTGCTGCACAACGTCTTTGTGCATCCCAACCGCCGCCCAAAGCCGCAGGTGCTGCCCAAGGAAAGAATTGTCCTGGTTGACTTTGTGGCTGATACATAACAGTGGACTGACCGTTGTAAGTCTGGCAGGTAAACCGAGTTGTACCGTCAGATGAGGGTGAAGGGGGTATACCTGTTGATGTGTCTATTGGGACTGATGAGCCACCTGATGGTACTGTTGGTACGACAACGCCATCGCCATTGCCAGTAGAGTCATATTGTGCCATTGCTGCCGAATTGCCCAGACACAAAGATAAGCCAATACTACCCAAAGATATCAATCGCAGTAGTTGTGATGACATAAATCATTCTCCAGTATAAATAAGTAGGGAATTGATAGTTTAAGTGACGAATAATTCTCTATTTTGATTCATCAAAAACGCTATTTTTTTTCCTCTCTTGCTTTTTTCTCTTCGAGTAGCTTTTTCACCCGTGCTTTAATTTCTAGATGACGCTCCACTCCTTCATAGGCGTAACGGTTGTAGCTATTACGGGTTATGAGGTTTTCTAAATAACTAACTCGTTCATTGCCGCCTGGGTGCGAAGATAACCAACTAGGAGGAGCATTTTTTTGCTGTTTTTCTAGCGTCACCATTAAGTTACGCAAGCCATCAGCAGCGTAGCCAGTGGCAACAATTAGGCGTGTACCGAGATTATCTGCCTGACGTTCCATGTCGCGGCTGTAACTGAGTGCAAACAGTTGACCGATAGTGCCGCCCAGAGGTAGATATTGGGTAACGTTAGAGATCAGGTTACCTTCGCTGACTAATTGAAAAGTATGGGATAAAAGTACATGGGATAATTCATGACCCATTAACCCAGCTAATTCTGCTTCGGAATTAGCTTTAGCGATCGCACCTGCATTAATAAAAATTTTACCCCCAGGTAATGCAAAGGCGTTAAGGCTTTCCTCTGGAATCACAAAGAATTCGTATTTAAACTCGTCCCGTCCTCCTACTTTCGCCAATTTCTGTCCAATTTCATTGACGTATGCCAAAATATCTTCGTCTATAATTACACCCAGCTGTTTTTTTGCTTGCTTTGCCACCGACTCACCTATGGCTCGTTCACCTTGTAGCAGCATGATGGTAGAGTCAAGGGCAGAAAACGGCCCAAGCAGACTGCCAGTGACGGCATAACCTAAAGCACCTGTAATAATATTACCGATGACATTGCCTCTAATTTCTCTTTGTGTATAAGTTTTGTAATGGTTCAGATTTTCTTCTGCTAGTTTTGTAAACTCAGGTGCTTGGGGATTTTTCGGGTTGAGAATAGCAAATTGACGCGCCGCCAAAGACGCTTCCATCCATTTTTGATCACCAGCTAGGGCTGTAATTCTAGCTTTGATTAATTCTGCTTGATCTGGATACAGCGAAGAAGCCCGTTCTAATATATCTAATGCTTCTTTAGTGCGATCGTATTGTTTCAACGCTTCAGCATATCGGATATGGCCAGGGATAAATTCAGGATATTGCTCAACTAATAGTTGCAGAGGTACTAAAGTTTTTGTTTGCAACTTTTGTGCTATCCCCGCCTCTGATTCTCGCCAGTAGACTTTACCTCCTGGGGATAGTTGCGTGGGGTCGAGTATGGCAGCTTTACGCTGTTGATTATCTGATGTTTTACCAAAAGGCTGCTTAACTTCGCGGTAAATTTTTTCCGCCTCTGGGATTTGTCCCGCCAGATAAAGTTTATCTGCTTCTATAAATTTTAGCTGACGGGTGAGTTCTTCCGGGCTGAGTGGGGGTTCCTGTGGCGACTCTGGCTTTTTCGGTTCGGAAACTTCAGGGGCGGGTTTTGGTGCTTCTGACGTTGATGAACGTTGCAGTGCTTCCCGTAACTTTTGGACTTTAGTTGTTTCTGAATTCGGCTTTGTCGTTTCAATAGTGGTAGAAGCAGCAGGTTCTTGTGCCAGAAGGGGTGTTGGCTGCGTCAGGATTATCAAAATTGATGTAGCAGCTGAAAGTAATACCCACTTCCAAGCTGGCAGTAAAGACTTCCAGATTCGTTTCATACTTGGGCCCACGTATGCAAAAGGCTCTTTTTTAAATTTTATGAGCAATTAGCAAAATACGCATATAGTGATGTATTTTTTGTGAGGCAGTATGCCCAAGCGCAAACTGTTAGTTGACCGAAACAGAGTCATGATACAGAGCAAGTAAATTTATTTATGAGGATTATTAATTTTGACTTTTAACTTCCCTAAAGGGGCTGACGCACCCCAGCACTATTATGTTTAAACTGAGTTACTCAAATACTTGAAAAATTTTTCTATATATGCTATGGCAAATTATTTGGATCAATACCTTGAGATTGTAAATAGGCAATTAGCCGTTCTTTTTGCTGGCGTTCCTGTTCAATTTGTTCCACTGCCCAAAGCAACAAATTACCTGCCTCATCCCACCAGCGCAACCAGTAACCAGTTCTAGCTTCCTTTGTTCCTTGCCAAGTTCCCAGAAATAAACCCATTGAATCAATCCAATGACGACCATTTTCATCAGGTTGCTTTAACTCGTAGTGGCTGTTTTCGAGTTGGTAAAATTCTAACAAACCGCCATTTGGGTCAAAAATTACGTAAATTGGAACTTGAAGAATCTGCTCATAAAAAAACCATTTTCCTGGTGGATAGGTTCGCTTAAAAGAGTATTCTCCACCCTCAGCGTCAGATAAAAATTCCATCACAATTGCCGGAATATCCCCGTCTAAATTGGGTGTATAGCTTTTGCGTTCTCCCAAAACTTGATTTACCGATGGTACATAAACCCAGTCGGGTGCTTTAGCAACAAATTGCCCGTTTATCGTTGCACAAAGTCCAAAATTCGAGGCTATTAACATCTGCGGTTGGATGAAACCACTTATCTCTAGGCTTTCGCGCAAAGCACCAGCTAATAGTGGCTGACCTGTATTTTCGACTGGTTCATCCTCTAGGTGAAAATCTGCGGGCAACGCTTCCCAAGATATTACCAGTTCTGTTGAAGATTTAGCTTCACCAAGTTGGGTTGTCATAAACACCCCTTTTTATTGATTTGTCTTTATTTTATGAGCGATCGCATTTATTCTACAACGTCGCTGTTTTGGATGTGATACCTCCAGTGGGCAACAAAAAACCCCGGCGAAACTAACCGGGGTAAGAGAGAGAGGTACGAATGACGATGAGATACAGCGATACCGCAATTAAAAGTCTTAGCTAACGCTAAAACCAATTAAAACTAAAGTTGTAACAATTAAACTAGCAAAAAGACCTTGTAATACGTATTTACGTTGTTCCCAAATTGCTGGGTACTCGGCGTAGTAAACCTTGGGTTCAGCTGCGTAGTTATTGAGAATGCCGTCTTCATTTACAGTGGTGTACATATTTTTTTCTCTTCTTTTGTTTACTTATGTAACTAAATTTAACAAGATTGTTACAAAACGTCAAGAGGACTTGACAAAAAAAGGCTGATTATTTTGATAAAAGTAACTTATCAGGCATAGTGGACTGAAGTGAAGCTACCCCAGCCGCCGAAAATGCCATATATTACGCAATTTTTTAAATTGCAAAATCTAAAATCCAAAATTGTATAAAAAATAGGACTTACGCAAAACTACACGCGGTAGGTGCAATTTATGAATTACCCCTACCGGAAAATAACGGTTTGGGCTATTTTTGGTGTAAGTCCTGAAAGAGTAAAGACAATACGGTTCGGTTAAGGCAAGAGACGCGATAAATCGCCGTCTCTACAAAGGACTTACTTATTAGACATCTCCAGAAATTAATTATGCGTTACCTGAAACCCTTGTAGAGACGTTGCATTGCAACGTCTCTACATTCATTTTCACTCCTATGTCTATTGTAAAGACGGCGATTTATCGCGTCTCTCTAACCAGCTAATTCTTCATCACTGCATCCAAAAGCACATTGGCATCAAAGCGGACTACATCGGTGCAAGGTAGCCCGGTTTCTGCTGTTATTTGAGCGATGCTTTCCTCAGCCGCAGATTCATCTAAATGTGCTGTGTTAAGCGCTATACCCACTACAGGCACACTTGCAAAAGCGCCACCTGCACTAGCAACGGTTTCATAAAGACGAATTACCTCTGGTAAAGGTGGAATTATTACATGGGGATGATTGCGGACATGAACTTGTCCCGCTCGATGGACTAACACCAGTTGAGTTGGTTGGGAACCACGAATCAGGGGTAGGGTTGCCGTTGAACCAGGGTGTAGCAGTGAACCTTGCCCTTCAATGTGCAAGATGTCATAGTTTTTGCCGTAGCGCATCACTACTTGTTCCACTGCACCAGCAGCAAAGTCTACCCGCACGGCATCTAAAGGCACACCATCCCCTTCTAACATCATCCCAGTTTGACCTGTGGCGAGAAATTTAGAACGCCAGCCCCGCAGTTTTGATGCCCAATGTAACTGTAGGCTAGTAGACATTTTACCGATCGCCATATCGGTTCCCACTGTCAATACCCGCCGACACGGAAGCGTGCGTGCTATTCCACTAGCAACACCTATATTAGGCGGCTCTTTGCGGACATCCCAAATTAGTTGCCCTGGTTTGAGCAGTGCATTTAAGTCGGGTATATTTGCCATTGGCGTATGCAAACCGTTTACCAAGGACATCCCAGCTTCTAGAGCATCTTTTATTTCTAGCCAATAATCATCTGGGATAGCACCACCACTGGGAGCAATGCCTATTACCAAAACTTCTGGCTTGTACTCTAAGGCTGCGGCTACCGATACCACAATCGGAACATCACGTTTGATACTTGTTAATTCTGTCAGAGATTTGCCAGCACATTCGCGATCAATGACGGCTACAATTGGTGCTTCGCTGTAACGTAAAATTGCGAGTCCTGTTTTGCCGTGAGCCCCAGTAGTTCCCTCATGAAGTAAGATAGCTACTCGTTGATTAAGTGGTAGACGCACTGTGTTTTACCCCCAAACCTGGTAAATCGTTTAGCAAAACTCTACCTTCTTTTAGCAATGCACCCGTGAAGGGATCATCGATTAAGTTGAGGTGACTGTCTAAATCTAAATAATCAGCTAGTGGCGCTAGCTGTAATGCTGCTGTATTAGCTAGAGAACTGTCAGAATAGCAACCGAACATTACTTGCAACCGATATGCTCGCGCTGTATGTACCATTCGCATCGCTTCTGTTAATCCCCCTGATTTCATCAGTTTGATATTAATACCATCCACGTAGTTTGCCAAATCGGGAATATCAGAGCTTGTGAAGCAACTTTCATCAACAAAGATGGGTAGGGGAGAGTGTTCTTTGAGTTTTGCTAAATTTTTTTCCTCGCCCCGTGGCAATGGCTGTTCTACATACTTTATACCCAATTCAGCTAGCCAATTGCACATTGCGATCGCATCTTCTAAACTCCAACCCCCGTTGGCATCAACAAAAAACTCTGGTTCCGATGCTTCTTCTCGCACTGCCAATAGCATTTTTTTATCTGCATCTATGCCATCTGGACTACCTAACTTCACCTTAAAAAGGCGGACATCGGTAAATTTTAACCAGTCTCGCGCTCTGGCTCTGGCACCTTCAGGCGAATTGATCCCAATTGTGACTGAAGTTGGTACTATTTGATTGCGATCGAGTCCCCAAAGTTGCCACAAAGGTAATCCTACGCGCTTACCCAACCAGTCGTACATTGCCATATCCAAGGCTGCTCTAGCAGCAGAAGGAAGCTGGTTTTGTATTAAAACTTGCTCAATTTCCTGTCGTTGTAAAGGGCTGAATGTTTGCAACAGTGGCACAACTTGCTGTAGAGCGTCTTTGATTGCATCAGTTGATTGACGATGATTACCTACACCGAATGGTGATGCTTCCCCCCAACCTTCGATACCATCGGCTGAAATCTTCACCCATACATTCGTTGTCTGTGCCGTTGTCTCTCTACTAATGGTCAATGGAAATCTTTTATTTACTGTAAATAAATTTACATTTATTTGCATACTAATTATACATATTATGTTATTTCAGAAGCAAGTGTAAGTTCAAAGTTTAGATTATCGGATGTATCTGTTATACTTTTTTACATTCATTCCTTAGTTACTAAAGTTTTTATACTTGATTTATGAGTAACTTAAAAAAGTGGAAGACTTTAAAATCACAAATGGTTTTAGATAACCCCTGGTGTCAGGTCAGGCAAGATGAAATAGAATTGCCCAATGGCAAAATTATAGATGATTATTTTGTCAGTATTAAGCCTGATGTTGCGATGGTTTTACCCGTTACGAGTA
This window contains:
- a CDS encoding Uma2 family endonuclease: MTTQLGEAKSSTELVISWEALPADFHLEDEPVENTGQPLLAGALRESLEISGFIQPQMLIASNFGLCATINGQFVAKAPDWVYVPSVNQVLGERKSYTPNLDGDIPAIVMEFLSDAEGGEYSFKRTYPPGKWFFYEQILQVPIYVIFDPNGGLLEFYQLENSHYELKQPDENGRHWIDSMGLFLGTWQGTKEARTGYWLRWWDEAGNLLLWAVEQIEQERQQKERLIAYLQSQGIDPNNLP
- a CDS encoding ssl1498 family light-harvesting-like protein, with amino-acid sequence MYTTVNEDGILNNYAAEPKVYYAEYPAIWEQRKYVLQGLFASLIVTTLVLIGFSVS
- a CDS encoding COP23 domain-containing protein; translation: MSSQLLRLISLGSIGLSLCLGNSAAMAQYDSTGNGDGVVVPTVPSGGSSVPIDTSTGIPPSPSSDGTTRFTCQTYNGQSTVMYQPQSQPGQFFPWAAPAALGGGWDAQRRCAAIASRLELYRPDGLQELQTSVENNENIVCVTTEANPTCRIVLTVPRGKDPVVIRNSIFQNLTTADNGQQTIAVNTYGDRSSGGNELYNLGRTLLGSGNNRISSSRSGINLKPFLDRQDGGTGNNLRNGVAVRRQSQSNSVRLKPGNFR
- a CDS encoding DUF1611 domain-containing protein codes for the protein MRLPLNQRVAILLHEGTTGAHGKTGLAILRYSEAPIVAVIDRECAGKSLTELTSIKRDVPIVVSVAAALEYKPEVLVIGIAPSGGAIPDDYWLEIKDALEAGMSLVNGLHTPMANIPDLNALLKPGQLIWDVRKEPPNIGVASGIARTLPCRRVLTVGTDMAIGKMSTSLQLHWASKLRGWRSKFLATGQTGMMLEGDGVPLDAVRVDFAAGAVEQVVMRYGKNYDILHIEGQGSLLHPGSTATLPLIRGSQPTQLVLVHRAGQVHVRNHPHVIIPPLPEVIRLYETVASAGGAFASVPVVGIALNTAHLDESAAEESIAQITAETGLPCTDVVRFDANVLLDAVMKN
- a CDS encoding pentapeptide repeat-containing protein, with translation MFSRRWRLLVAGAVLGSVITAGILLVSPVLTSNSWIWKWADWTGIGEDTITKKSIERKGGENGSIEKVTFTDETQSGKTLWDFLELLSALAVPFLLLYLGNQLQQKEKEIAGINLREEALQSYLDRVSELLINNKANSLEPSDSLLELIKDIVRTRTLTILRSLDKDGERKGSVIRFLIDAELISNWEYIVLNLNSASLKGAKLSGTQLSRALLSQADLHDADLSDANLSNANLSNANLRNADLTSADLTSADLTSADLTSADLRDTKLTNAKLTNAKLTNANLSNADLTNADLTDTERSNVNWNHAILKDVKGLLKE
- a CDS encoding M48 family metallopeptidase, which translates into the protein MKRIWKSLLPAWKWVLLSAATSILIILTQPTPLLAQEPAASTTIETTKPNSETTKVQKLREALQRSSTSEAPKPAPEVSEPKKPESPQEPPLSPEELTRQLKFIEADKLYLAGQIPEAEKIYREVKQPFGKTSDNQQRKAAILDPTQLSPGGKVYWRESEAGIAQKLQTKTLVPLQLLVEQYPEFIPGHIRYAEALKQYDRTKEALDILERASSLYPDQAELIKARITALAGDQKWMEASLAARQFAILNPKNPQAPEFTKLAEENLNHYKTYTQREIRGNVIGNIITGALGYAVTGSLLGPFSALDSTIMLLQGERAIGESVAKQAKKQLGVIIDEDILAYVNEIGQKLAKVGGRDEFKYEFFVIPEESLNAFALPGGKIFINAGAIAKANSEAELAGLMGHELSHVLLSHTFQLVSEGNLISNVTQYLPLGGTIGQLFALSYSRDMERQADNLGTRLIVATGYAADGLRNLMVTLEKQQKNAPPSWLSSHPGGNERVSYLENLITRNSYNRYAYEGVERHLEIKARVKKLLEEKKAREEKK
- a CDS encoding dipeptide epimerase, with product MQINVNLFTVNKRFPLTISRETTAQTTNVWVKISADGIEGWGEASPFGVGNHRQSTDAIKDALQQVVPLLQTFSPLQRQEIEQVLIQNQLPSAARAALDMAMYDWLGKRVGLPLWQLWGLDRNQIVPTSVTIGINSPEGARARARDWLKFTDVRLFKVKLGSPDGIDADKKMLLAVREEASEPEFFVDANGGWSLEDAIAMCNWLAELGIKYVEQPLPRGEEKNLAKLKEHSPLPIFVDESCFTSSDIPDLANYVDGINIKLMKSGGLTEAMRMVHTARAYRLQVMFGCYSDSSLANTAALQLAPLADYLDLDSHLNLIDDPFTGALLKEGRVLLNDLPGLGVKHSASTT